One window from the genome of Prosthecobacter fusiformis encodes:
- the lptE gene encoding LPS assembly lipoprotein LptE produces MNTSLLACALGLVVTLTGCTGYSLGNQKPAHLSHVTKLAVPTFENQTLEPRLGSLVTNAIIKQIQNSGGYEIVSIDDAEAVLDGRVVNVSRSQFRADRDNVLRTSQLLMTLRVDYEIKDAGSSSIIHRGRASADSYTILDSNIQNSEAQALEDAAQRLSVNVASDITEGW; encoded by the coding sequence ATGAATACCTCACTCCTCGCCTGTGCTCTTGGGTTGGTTGTTACGCTTACAGGTTGTACAGGCTATAGCCTGGGTAACCAAAAGCCTGCGCACCTCAGTCATGTGACTAAACTGGCCGTGCCGACTTTTGAAAACCAAACTTTGGAGCCACGTCTTGGCTCTTTGGTGACAAACGCCATCATCAAGCAAATTCAGAACAGCGGCGGATACGAGATTGTCTCAATCGATGATGCTGAAGCAGTTTTGGATGGTCGGGTCGTCAACGTCAGCCGCTCACAGTTCCGTGCGGATCGTGACAACGTCCTGCGCACATCGCAGCTTTTGATGACGCTGCGTGTGGATTATGAGATCAAGGATGCAGGTAGCAGTTCCATCATCCATCGTGGTCGCGCCTCGGCGGATTCTTATACCATTTTGGATTCCAACATCCAGAATTCTGAAGCTCAAGCTCTTGAGGATGCTGCTCAGCGTTTGTCCGTGAACGTCGCATCAGACATTACCGAAGGCTGGTAA
- the rsmI gene encoding 16S rRNA (cytidine(1402)-2'-O)-methyltransferase, producing the protein MADPEDFGQGGGLSPAADHTVDTQAEVNLGVDATEEDILESEENIGPKGDDEAETDEEALSDLLPSSLPPALYLVGTPIGNLADITLRALHILKTVSAIACEDTRHSGRLLSHHGIRSRLISLNEHNEARRIPDIIAHLQQGSSVALISDAGMPTVSDPGQRLVQAVVGAGLRVEGIPGPSAVLTALAASGLPTTPFYFGGFLPHKKGQRNTELTHALNRDSTSVYFESPYRIVDTLAMIAEQAPEHRVVVARELTKKFEEFQRGPARIVLSHYRAKPPKGEITLVIAPRELPKWITW; encoded by the coding sequence ATGGCAGACCCAGAAGATTTTGGACAGGGCGGGGGATTATCTCCCGCCGCCGACCATACTGTGGACACTCAGGCGGAGGTAAATCTAGGTGTTGATGCCACAGAGGAAGACATTCTCGAGTCTGAAGAAAACATTGGGCCAAAGGGGGATGACGAAGCTGAAACGGATGAAGAGGCTCTCTCCGACCTTTTGCCCAGTTCCCTGCCGCCGGCGCTCTATTTAGTCGGCACACCCATTGGCAACCTGGCGGATATTACCCTGCGGGCTTTGCATATTTTAAAGACCGTCAGCGCGATAGCCTGTGAGGATACCCGCCACTCCGGGAGGCTGCTTTCCCATCATGGAATTCGCTCACGCCTGATCAGCCTGAATGAGCACAATGAAGCGCGTCGGATTCCCGATATCATCGCTCATTTACAACAGGGCAGCAGTGTGGCGCTGATTTCCGATGCAGGTATGCCTACGGTTTCAGATCCTGGTCAGCGCCTTGTTCAGGCTGTCGTCGGCGCAGGTCTGCGGGTGGAAGGTATTCCTGGGCCCAGTGCGGTTTTAACTGCGCTTGCCGCTTCCGGACTGCCCACCACACCCTTTTATTTTGGTGGATTTCTCCCGCATAAAAAAGGGCAGCGCAATACGGAATTAACCCATGCGCTGAACCGAGACTCCACAAGCGTCTATTTTGAGAGTCCCTACCGGATTGTGGATACTCTGGCGATGATCGCTGAGCAGGCCCCTGAGCATCGCGTGGTCGTAGCACGCGAGTTGACAAAGAAGTTTGAGGAATTCCAGCGCGGTCCGGCCCGGATTGTGCTTTCTCATTACCGTGCCAAGCCACCCAAAGGCGAAATTACGCTGGTCATCGCCCCGCGTGAACTCCCCAAGTGGATTACTTGGTGA